The Euphorbia lathyris chromosome 3, ddEupLath1.1, whole genome shotgun sequence genome contains a region encoding:
- the LOC136222194 gene encoding uncharacterized protein, with amino-acid sequence MSHQAIQSDNNKDETPENCLQSYQYGWMSHWTQMHLKSVDHVHNQLSNCYESGENNHRNKLHTSFSGSEIEPYSSMFMKEFREMNEVLMNESSGRSFKILRPEGSLSLKNGESSSHHEGISKSKLGPKSMCDASLSPTDKSLFSMLKRSPIKPEIQLTESLFQPEGIASVPEQQANSNKFLGEGVDVSSHVKDELLGSTSAGVLSEFNSRRTPVESFSPRRDYINQPSSSFLVHEGKMGKNAVLSIHDPETSNSCHRDFLGQQFQNVTNYGLCAVRPPRLDHKSSELPRNPSFVHGKETMRIYTTIDPRGPSKFSETTHHFFITEDTNVNLSSGVQRFRESISTNFKFKPPSKLLSFSPGFGFNLKQGMKLQPLDSSTESEGKGKIENVHTTVDLKNESSAETDTMDMDTLQENRPLDVAPSFANKDINVPQKSPTSEGALVSVKEKSRGRSLNIVLPDINQELPPIPSAASSTDDGETSTSKTHSMDASDFLFHAEHPTNLKSSVRADGPLELDPCSRWVKRLKPSSSDSFAHGTKSSKMVEASSHEKVNKFFSKMLYCGKSSSEPKMSKSFHKENLMFDQAADFQRNIESVRAGQEKTLSHAWIQRWCHNPLASLHKHNAAAACEPLSSRAMQYNINKRQYPSIAAMALMGKATSAFRPCELRKEGSYMAWNNQVLR; translated from the exons ATGTCTCATCAGGCTATTCAATCAGACAATAATAAGGACGAAACTCCTGAAAACTGTCTGCAGTCTTACCAATATGGTTGGATGTCTCACTGGACACAAATGCACTTGAAGTCAGTAGATCATGTCCACAATCAGTTGTCAAATTGTTACGAGTCTGGGGAAAACAATCACAGAAATAAGCTTCACACTTCATTTTCTGGGTCAGAGATAGAACCATACAGCTCCATGTTTATGAAGGAATTTAGAGAAATGAATGAGGTCCTTATGAATGAGAGCTCAGGAAgaagttttaaaattttgaggCCAGAAGGTAGTTTATCTCTGAAGAATGGTGAGTCCTCTAGCCATCATGAAGGGATCTCAAAATCAAAACTTGGTCCTAAATCTATGTGTGATGCTTCTCTTAGTCCAACTGACAAGTCACTATTCTCAATGCTCAAAAGGAGTCCTATCAAGCCAGAAATTCAATTAACTGAATCTCTGTTTCAGCCTGAAGGCATTGCATCAGTTCCAGAGCAACAGGCCAATTCCAACAAATTTCTTGGAGAGGGAGTAGACGTATCATCACATGTTAAGGATGAGCTTTTGGGGTCAACTTCTGCAGGTGTACTGTCAGAGTTTAACTCCCGAAGAACTCCAGTTGAATCATTTTCTCCTAGGCGAGACTACATTAATCAGCCAAGCAGTAGCTTTCTTGTTCATGAGGGGAAAATGGGTAAAAATGCGGTTCTATCAATACATGATCCTGAAACAAGTAATAGTTGTCATAGAGACTTTCTTGGTCAACAGTTCCAGAATGTGACAAATTATGGATTATGTGCAGTCAGGCCTCCAAGGTTAGATCATAAATCATCTGAACTACCAAGAAATCCCTCTTTTGTACATGGTAAGGAGACTATGAGAATATATACCACTATCGACCCTCGAGGTCCGTCAAAGTTCTCTGAAACTACTCATCATTTTTTCATCACAGAAGACACTAATGTGAACTTATCTAGTGGAGTTCAAAGGTTCAGAGAGTCAATATCCACCAATTTTAAATTCAAACCACCAAGTAAGCTCCTCAGCTTTTCTCCAGGATTTGGTTTCAACCTTAAACAAGGAATGAAGCTGCAACCTCTTGACAGCTCGACAGAGAGTGAAGGAAAAGGAAAGATTGAGAATGTCCATACTACGGTTGATTTGAAGAATGAATCATCAGCTGAAACTGATACCATGGACATGGATACACTCCAGGAGAATCGTCCCCTTG ATGTGGCCCCATCCTTTGCAAATAAG GACATCAACGTGCCCCAAAAGTCTCCAACATCTGAAGGTGCATTAGTTTCAGTGAAAGAAAAAAGCAGAGGTAGATCGTTAAACATAGTGTTACCTGACATTAACCAGGAACTTCCTCCAATCCCAAGTGCTGCAAGTTCTACCGATGATGGGGAGACAAGCACCTCAAAAACTCATAGTATGGATGCATCGGATTTCCTTTTCCATGCGGAACATCCTACAAACTTGAAATCTAGTGTTCGTGCAGATGGTCCACTGGAATTGGATCCATGCAGCAGATGGGTTAAGCGTCTAAAACCAAGTAGCTCAGATTCTTTTGCACATGGTACCAAGAGTTCAAAAATGGTGGAAGCTTCTTCCCATGAAAAAGTTAACAAGTTCTTCAGTAAAATGCTTTACTGTGGCAAAAGTAGTTCAGAACCAAAAATGAGCAAGTCCTTCCATAAAGAGAATCTGATGTTTGATCAGGCTGCAGATTTTCAGAGGAATATTGAATCGGTGAGGGCAGGTCAAGAGAAAACACTTTCACATGCATGGATCCAGAGGTGGTGTCATAACCCACTTGCATCTTTGCATAAGCATAACGCCGCAGCAGCTTGTGAACCACTGAGTTCAAGGGCAATGCAATACAACATCAACAAACGGCAGTATCCAAGCATTGCTGCTATGGCGTTGATGGGGAAAGCCACGAGTGCTTTTCGCCCATGTGAATTGAGGAAAGAGGGGTCTTATATGGCTTGGAATAACCAAGTATTGAGATGA